Sequence from the Atribacterota bacterium genome:
TGACATTGGGTACTGGTATTGGAAGTGGATTAATTTTCTGCGGAAAAATATATCATGGCAAAAATAATGTGGCGGGAGAAGTAGGCCATATCATTGTCAATAAAGATGGACCTCGATGTAATTGTGGTAAAAATGGCTGTTTAGAGGCTTATTCTTCAGCTTCTGGTATTAAAAATAGGATTTATAAAAGAATTGAGGAGTTAAAGACTGATAATCAGGATTATTTATCTCTTGGTAATTTAGATGATATTAGTCTGGTAAAAATATTTGAATTAGCTCGTCAGGGAAATGCAATAATAAAGGATATTGTAGAGGAGGCAATTGAGTATTTAGGTATCGGGATTGCTATTCTGGTAAATATCTTAAATCCAGAAATGATTGTTCTGGTTGGCGGAATAACAAATGAAGGTGAAAAATTACTCAATCCTTTAAAGGAAATTGTGGTTTACAGGGCAATGAGTTCTCATTTAGTAGGCTTAAAAGTTGTTTTTGGACAGCTAGGAGAATATGCTGGGGTAATTGGAGCAGCTGCTCTGTTGTGGAATTTTGATTGATATAAATAGTCAATTTGCTATAATAATAGAGCAATGCTAAAAATAATTCTATAATTTATCTGTTTTAAGGAGGTCTTATATGGCCAGAGTAATCTTGAAAAATGTTACCAAAAAATTTAAAGATGTCATTGCAGTTGATGATATCAGTATTGATATTGAAGATAAGGAATTTGCCGTCTTAGTCGGTCCCTCCGGCTGTGGTAAAAGCACCACCTTACGTGCCATAGCAGGTCTGGAGGAGGTAACCTCTGGTGAGATTTACATTGGAGATCGACTGGTCAATGATATTCCCCCCAAAGACCGTGACATTGCTATGGTCTTTCAGAATTATGCCCTCTATCCTCATATGGATGTCTACAACAATATGGCTTTTGGTTTAAAA
This genomic interval carries:
- a CDS encoding ROK family protein; protein product: MNRSSNYLKGEDKLAIGVDLGGTKVNIALVSKDGEIKKHMKMPTHAEQGKEVTIGRIKHSIHQIIHQSGLKINDIVGIGIGAPGPLDYKKGIIHYAPNLPGWKEVPLANIIKEEFKIPVIIENDANVAAWGERIFGVAQGIDDIICLTLGTGIGSGLIFCGKIYHGKNNVAGEVGHIIVNKDGPRCNCGKNGCLEAYSSASGIKNRIYKRIEELKTDNQDYLSLGNLDDISLVKIFELARQGNAIIKDIVEEAIEYLGIGIAILVNILNPEMIVLVGGITNEGEKLLNPLKEIVVYRAMSSHLVGLKVVFGQLGEYAGVIGAAALLWNFD